The following are from one region of the Coccinella septempunctata chromosome 7, icCocSept1.1, whole genome shotgun sequence genome:
- the LOC123317788 gene encoding ubiquitin carboxyl-terminal hydrolase 10-like yields MNFQVMDNMQFLDITGLEVDEIRHINSCLSDTPQRISLPWTLKKKSPQKKLHRKPNAAVECKKPSDVDEETLISYDNAISVNTPTSKTDHFIPTQVSTTADKETVPSNEIAEELRNSPSAPISNLIESNTEVMPVKVENIVATSSNKTEEMKNKPVKVQTCDVKKNGVKSDVNEPVNVWAKKSWTSLFKKEEPTTNGELVTERSDEKFKSLDTVEKSRTIDPATHRLAEFLSNFEIDGKSANLQPRGLINRSNYCYINSILQALLACPPLCNLLIGLSKNLTENGHGLPPIIKNMCKFINKFEKLPDSYLNRISKRNKKKQGSFDFSCGDSIEESSIYTILNDTRSDSFLVEGRQEDAEEFLGLLLNGLKDEMMNIIESCKTENKIEMNHDSEDWKQMGPKNKRNITRKVQFDKTPISDIFGGLLCSKIHKTGDESTENIQPFLTLQLNIRTAKTITEALEQLTIKNQLEGITSAKTNQKVEAWQQVLIEKLPAVLVLHLQCFRYNGNGCTKIMKKVEFPIDLQVDSKILSGKPSSSSEKQYKLFAVVYHEGKEASKGHYVADAFHSGHHTWLRFDDAKVRSVSVESVLKPHGDRVPYLLFYKRGDIV; encoded by the exons atgaattttcaagttatggat aatatgcagtTTTTAGATATAACAGGGTTGGAAGTGGACGAGATTCGTCACATAAATTCTTGTCTGTCCGATACCCCTCAAAGAATCTCCTTGCCTTGGACTCTCAAGAAGAAATCTCCCCAAA aaaaattacacAGAAAACCAAATGCAGCAGTCGAATGTAAGAAGCCATCAGACGTTGATGAAGAAACACTGATCTCATACGACAATGCTATATCTGTTAATACACCCACTTCTAAGACGGATCATTTCATTCCCACACAAGTTTCTACAACGGCTGACAAAGAAACAGTTCCCTCCAATGAAATTGCGGAAGAACTTCGCAATTCACCGAGTGCCCCAATATCGAACCTGATCGAAAGTAATACCGAAGTGATGCCtgttaaagttgaaaatattgtggCAACATCCTCGAACAAGActgaagaaatgaagaataagcCTGTGAAGGTCCAGACGtgtgatgtgaaaaaaaatggagtCAAATCAGATGTTAATGAACCTGTAAACGTATGGGCGAAGAAATCATGGACGAGTCTCTTCAAGAAAGAGGAACCCACGACAAATGGAGAGTTAGTGACTGAACGCAGTGATGAGAAATTTAAATCGTTGGacactgttgaaaaaagcaGAACTATTGATCCAGCCACTCACAGACTAGCAG aatttctATCGAACTTCGAAATTGATGGAAAAAGTGCTAATCTACAACCAAGAGGCTTAATCAATAGGAGCAATTATTGCTACATCAATTCGATTTTACAAGCCTTGCTGGCCTGCCCACCTTTATGCAATCTGCTGATAGGACTTTCGAAGAATTTGACGGAGAATGGACACGGCCTACCACCCATCATAAAGAACAT gtgcaaattcatcaataaattcgaGAAGCTGCCCGATTCCTACCTAAACCGTATATCGAAaaggaacaagaagaaacagggGAGTTTCGACTTCTCCTGCGGCGACTCGATCGAAGAATCTTCGATCTACACCATCCTGAATGATACCAGAAGCGACTCGTTTCTTGTCGAGGGACGTCAAGAGGACGCTGAGGAATTTTTGGGTCTACTGCTGAACGGACTGAAGGACGAAATGATGAAT ATAATCGAATCCTGCAAAACTGAGaacaaaatagaaatgaatCACGACTCCGAAGACTGGAAACAAATGGGACCAAAGAACAAGCGTAACATCACGAGAAAGGTTCAATTCGACAAAACTCCAATCAGCGACATATTCGGCGGACTCTTGTGCTCAAAGATCCACAAAACGGGAGATGAATCCACAGAAAACATACAGCCGTTCCTGACTCTTCAGCTGAACATCAGGACGGCCAAAACCATCACGGAAGCCCTGGAACAGCTGACGATAAAGAATCAACTTGAAGGAATAACTTCGGCCAAGACGAATCAAAAGGTGGAAGCGTGGCAGCAGGTGCTGATCGAGAAACTGCCGGCTGTTCTTGTCCTCCATCTGCAATGTTTCCGTTACAATGGGAACGGTTGCACGAAGATTATGAAGAAGGTGGAGTTCCCCATCGACCTCCAGGTTGATTCCAAGATCCTGTCGGGAAAACCTAGCAGTTCTTCAGAGAAACAGTACAAGCTTTTCGCTGTCGTTTACCATGAAGGTAAAGAGGCCAGCAAGGGACACTATGTGGCGGACGCGTTCCATTCTGGACATCATACTTGGTTGAGGTTTGACGATGCAAAAGTGAGGTCAGTGTCAGTGGAAAGTGTTTTGAAACCGCATGGAGACAGAGTtccttatcttttattttataaaagagGTGATATAGTTTAA